TTGAATGTCAAAATCTCAAAAGGTTGTTGTTGAGTTAACCTGTTACATTGCCTTAGCGTTTGGGTTCTCTTCTAACAATAAAACCTACTATGCCAAAGGCACATAGATTACAAACTGTAAAGCTCGCTCTTGAAGCTATTTGACACAATGTGCAATcacaattataaaatacaaacagtgcAACATAAAAATATGCAGGGGGTTTATATTTGCTTAAGTGATACAATAGTATTGCGTTTCTCAGGCTTCCTAGTCTAGGGACTGGAATAGCTAATTGAGCATGAGTCAGGTAATTACTGTGTCAGAAAAAAACTCAGAACAGACATTTCATGTAGCAGTGGTGTAGGTGGACAAGGTCTAATTAATACCCCGTGGAGAGGGAGGAAGGGCACTGCGAGGATGTTCGTCTGGATTTGGTATCGCCTAATTTTCCCAGGAAGTTAATATGCATGCGTAGGTTGATAGGAAAATGTGTGCTTGCAGTTTGAACCTTGGACAGAGAAGCATCTGTATTAATTCACATTTCAGAGTTGTGGGTGATCTGAATTCAAACACAAGCAAGCACTCTCTCACCAGCGGCTTGATCGGTGCCTGATATTTAAACATCACTTGCCACCTGGCTCATGACAAGATAGTTTAAAACCTGAAACAAAGTCAGGTACTTTCATCTGTATTGATGAAAGTTTGCTGAAATGATGCCTGTTATGTATTTCCATTTGTTATATATCCAGTGATTTATTGTCTTGTGATTGGATATTTGCATGGAttacaccacaaaaaaaaaaagtttttgtgtttCTCATAGAGAAATGCCCTGCTGGCCATCGTCCCCTCAGCGGTGAGTGACCTCATGGGGGTCCTCAGTTCCTGCTGTTGCCCTGACAACCAGGAAATGAAGGACCCGCAGCTGCTGCAGCTGACCCTGAAGTGCCTGACCGCTGTGATCCACCTCCTGCACGCCAGCAGTCTGGACCAGCGGCAAGTGGACATCAGGACCGTGCTGGACAGCTACTTCTGGGTCCTCAACTCTGATCACCTTGGCGCGGGGGCTGGGGAGGGGGAGGCAAGAGACTGGGAAGACCGGCTTATCACCCTCCGCACCAGCATGCTCAGTGAGTCCCACACAGCTGGCTTTGTGCGCACCCAGTTAGTCCTCTCTGAGGACAAGGGACACAAAGGCACCAATGAATATCAGTTCTGACCAGCACACATGCAGTATATGCAGTGACACTGTTGCACGTTCGTACGTGCTCCgcatattatatcttatataaacatatatatcatatatctatatatatatatatatatatatatatatatatattatatatagagggTGTTGCAGAATCGAATTTAGTTAAGAAAAAATATAACGGGGCAAAGtctataataaaatgtgaaattagTGTCTACAACAATATTTACTATTGAACTTCACCTTTTAATGGATTTATTTGCAATGGCTCTGTGTAAAAGAGTGGTCTTATTTGTGTATGTACTTGTTTTGTAGGAGCTATCCCTGAGATGTTAAACTGCGCTGATCGGCCGGTCCTTCAGGCCATATTTCTGAATAACAACTGTTTCGAGCACATTTTGAGACTGATACAGAACAGCAAGGTGGGGtggagctctgtgtgtgtctgtatggacTCTGAGTATAATCTTATAGCGCCACAAAAACACTTATGCTCTGGCTACAATTTCCGTGTGTTATACATTctgtacagtgtttgtgttttactgGAATAACTAGAACCCTTTTGCTTTTGAATTTTAAAGACGCCCCCTAATAGGCAGGGGGTTGTATTCAGTGAATCTAAACTTCACCATCATTTAAGTCACTGAATAGAACCCTCTCACGTATTTACAGATTAAAGTGCAAGGAGACTCGCTCGCACTGTTGGGtgcttgattttcataaccttttGTACAGTGTTTAGATTGTCTACTGactagatcaattgaacagacaatAGAGTTATGAAGTGCTCTGGAGGACGAGGCCCCTGCCAGAATTCAAGAGCAATTTCAATGACTGGAAACTGCTTGATGCAGTGGTTTCTCCGCTATGATCAGGACATGAAAACACTTCACAGTTCTCTGAAAATAATAGGAAGTAAAACctaatgtgaaaaacaaattttattattattactactgtttTTATAAAGGAGTCAACTCTCTTCAGTTCACACGCTGTTAGGGTTATACTGGAATTTGTATTAAATGTAGAAAGGCAGATTTTCAGTGATATTAATAAGGTTAATAAATCACCCCTGGGTGGGGGAGATGGGTGGGTGGTAGAGGGACACCAATGGGATCCGTATAGGGTTATTTCATTGATTTATATTGACCTCTATTTCTCTAAGCAACAGATTAAAGGTTTTTACCAAAGCAGAGAAGCATATCGCCTCGTCCTGTGCTCTTTACCCCTTTTCCgttggctatttgtcgagccgagcgagaaccaaaTTGTAAAACACtggcctgtcacaaagacggctgtaatgtgggacgtcagaccagaaccaggaaccaaaaaaaacaacagagagagatggagtttggtgaagctgagcacttgcttgcgctcagcatttaataattgaacaaacagaaaataaaaagtttgaacaaaaacagcacacggcactttaggccaaagtaaatagacaaacaaaactagaTTAACACTAACTTTGTACATCCActaacaaacagtggatgaacagacaaacaccgTGAATTCAATTAATTGTTTActtttacttctgtttttgttttctccttctccgcacccgttctccactcagcaAACACACAACCATTGAgtaggtgaaaacatgctgcttttatgcagctgtaccgagactcgactgctaatcaatcattcaattggagtctctgtacaactgcatgtgaattaatgaaagtgcaattccctgtgctcacatattattacattttacctgcacgtgaagtgctgtgcaatcctcgtgcttaaatagaaatatacattttaaacaactcatgttacacagacccatttatatcccatgtaccgatgactatacaccaacattaaaacacaacacataatacaaaatacacaatacaatagGGCAATGACCCGTTTGAACGGGGACCGGAGTGTTGCCACAGTAGAAACTTAGCCTGAACCTCGGTTCGTCCGGTCAAGGCTAGCAATGTACTAATATCTTTCATTGTTGCGATTGGTCAGCCTTGGGATGCTGTAGATGCTCATTTGTATTCAGTAACATGAAGAacgaaaatgaagaaaaacacgaCCGTAACCTCTAGATCCTCCATTCTCAAGTCAAATACAGCGCCTCTAATACTGCATGTATATGTGACTCGAGACTCATTTCTGCGTGATGGCTTGGGATCTGTGGTGGAAAAACAGCTAGGCTCCTCCTGAGTCTCCTGAGCAAGCCTGGTGCGACCCTTGAGCAGCTCTAGTTGTATAGTGGAAAAGAGGTATAATGGGCCCAGATTTGAGTTTGAAGACGGGCGTCTTTTTATATGGGGAAAGTCCACGTACAAAGGCTTGTACACTAAATATTcgcagaacatgttttttttctgtctacttaGAACCTGAAGAATTTGAGGTGAAAGCGTTTTGCTAATGTTGTGtctttgcttctctctctctcctctctcctctctctctctctctctctctcctctctctcctctctctctctgcttaacGATCGGAGCTGTAGCCTTCGCCGAGAGCTTCGAACTAGTCAATCGTCAGCCACAGCGAACTAGCGCCTAGATGGCACGATGTCGAGGATGATGTATAACCTTCTACTACACAGTACGTGACACCTAGAGTTGTGTGCCATGCCTGCATTTACTATCGGGGGGTCGTAGTGTCTCTCTAACCCCCTCCAACCTCCCAACCTCGCCCCTTGTCACAGAACACTGCTATTAGTAGGAAACTCTGACCTCCTTATGAGTGGGGCTAGTACCATCATCTTCTGTCTCTCTGCAGACTTCAGTTTCACCAGGCTCTGTGGAATACAGATTTTAGAACTGCAGCACTCAGTTTAGAACGTGAAAATTGTTCAGTGGTCCCAGAACCTCTGGTTTGTGTAAGCCTAAAATAGAGCTAGCTAGAAGAAAATTAATTGGTCAGTTTTACTGTGTCTATTACTTTGTTTAAGCTACATTATActtgtgttaaacaaaaaaaaaatgaagaatgctatagatttttattatttgatgtatGTAGAATACAAGATAGTTTAATATTTGTGAGAAGTTGGTAATCACATGTCAAAGCTGCAATACCAGAGGGTCCTGCTCATGCAGCTGCTCTGTTCAAGTGGTGGTTTGTTCCCTTCTCTctttcccctcctctcctccaatAGGAGGAGGAGGTTCGACACACCACTAGACTCCCTTCCGGAAGTCTATCACGGTGCAGGGACACAACTTCGaacacacttattattattattattattattttttttttttttttaagtatgtttgtttaaacaagtaAAAACTGATATGACAGTTTAGGAATGTGGTTAATTAAACTTGTTTTGAATTGAGTGATAATGAAAAGCATGCATGTGGTGTTGTATGGTGGTGTGCTCTTGGGTTTGCTCAGAGGGGTGTAGTCAAACTCAACACAGCCTGGGATTTCCTTTTCGTTTTGGGTGCTGCTTTACAGTAGACCTCCAGGAAACCACAATGTGTGGTGCAACCATCTTGAAATGAATCAAGTCAAACTTGGAGCCGCGTTTCCCCAAGCCAGGCCGAGCAGACGTTGATAGCAGCCGTCTGCCGTTTAGCCACAATGTGCacaatacagctatggccaaaagttttgcatcaccctacagaatgaacaaattttgcttcagaaaagttgaatgaaacctactgaTTAATGTTACGCTagcatattaaattacatttatctaACTGTTATGGCTTCCGATCAAcgtttgtgatattttgtagtttctttgattacaatagattaaaaatctaaatgtgtatgtatatatatgcgtgtgtacatatatatcgcacaccacacacaacattatatagatatatatattagatattatctgaatatagatatatatatatataataataaaataaataaaattgtccatcctaaaattctaagcaatgcaaaactttttgccctAGCAATATTCAGATACCTGTCCTATACTGCGTTCTGTACACACACTATTACAGGAGTAGTTTCTTCTCCAAAAGTAAGACATTTGTTATCTCAACTACCCCTGGGAGAGGATTTTAGTCAAGTGCCTAACTTGATTGAGTCTCTCCCTGTTTCACTCATCTGGTCTGCAGCGAGTTGTTGGCACTATAAAGAAGagatgtttatttgtttgggtGATGGTTTTCTGGAGGTCTGCTGTGATGGGTGGAGGGATCCTGGccaggttgtttttgtttgtgctggTTTTAGTCAAGGTGTTTGTGAGCTCATTGTTCCTAATGATGGCTGTGGAACTGAAAGGTACTTTGGATCATCCTACATTGCTAAATTAATAGCAATAATGGGGCTCAGTGTTATTGTGTAAGTTTCTAAGAAATATATCTAACTTATTAATCTCACACCTGTAAGTGTTTCTCTAAACCTGTTGGTATTAAGAGTCTTAAAGATAAGAGTCTTACACTTGAATATTATTCTCCTTACAGAAGTGATCTTAGTCaatttaaattcaataaaatgtgaaacacacATGTTAACATgttctcaataaaagcttttATAGTCATTGAACTTAGCATTTTTTTGGAGAACAACATCACAGATGTAAACAAAAGATTTCAAACTTCAAATCATTTTATTTGGAAAGATCATGTAAGTGTTTGTCTTTTGCCATAGAAAGTAAAAGAAATGGCCTACTATTCCCATCAGTTTTTACAATCTGTTTGGGTTCCTAATTCAGCGTTCACgatatttatatgtatgttttgttGGTACCTATTCGTTCAAAGTCATCTCTGACCCTCAGGATCCATTCCTATTTAGGTCTTTATTCCAGGCAGGTCCTAAATTGGTTAAGTGAACCTGCTGCTGTATGGGTCAAATAACAAATTTACGACCAGACTAGAACAACGCCACAGGCCACTGTGGTGTTTGATGGACAGGCGGGGTCCACGCAGAGAGTCCTGCAGTGCCTCCACGCAGAGAGTCCTGCAGTGCCTAACGCCAGCATGTTGTGTGTCTAGGTGTTTGAAAAAGGCTCAGACTCCATTACTGTCCACGCTCTCAGAGTCCTCACTGCCATCATGACCAGCTCTCCGTCTGCAAAGGTAACCCTGGATTCATAGTTAGCATCCTCTGACTGTTCCTTTTGACTCAGTATGACCtaaattgttgttgttatttattcttAGCAGTGTTTTATAGCATTTACAATCAGACTGTTTGCAGACCCTTGTTAACATATGCTGCAGGTGTATCACTATTGAGTTcagcatatacaaaaaaatgcaaggaaTGTTGTTACCTTTAGATTTTGTGTATATCATTACATAGTAGAGAGCTCAATGTAAGGATGACGTTTTGTTAAGTCTAAACAGCCATAAGACTTCAGTATGTATCACTTTAACAATGTAATGTAGTATTACTGGAAAGTGATTATTTTTCTcatatacaaagtactgtattttgcaCTGAAAACAGTATTTCACTGAGTTCCGTTGTGTTTCCATTGCCTACAAATGTAGTTTATTCAACTTCCTTAAAAATAAGGTTGTATATTTCAGGTGATTCTAccaatttttaataaatttttacTGATTTGAATCTACTTGTTGACAACTCCTGCTTTTCCGTTTGCACCGCCCACTAGGAGGTTTTCAAGGAGAGGATTGGCTACTCTCACCTGTATGATGTGCTGCTGAGCCAGGGCCAGACAACCAGGCAACTCCTCCAGGAGCTCATGAATATGGTAACAGTGCTGCCGCCAGGTCATCAGTAACAAAACTATGCACTCTCAAACGTGAGGGGCATATCAGCTATCAGCCTCCTATCTGCTACGGTGTTGGAGTAGGTTGTGGAGCAGGCATTAATTGTATAACCTGTATACTGTTCTTAAGTATGAATCAAAAGATTAATGATCTTTTTCTAAATCCAACAGCTAATTATCACACGCTTGTAGATTACATGCTTTAGGTCATTTCTGAATTGCTTCAGTCCATAACCCCTGGAGATCTTGGGTGTGAACATTGTGGCTCCATGCATGTGGCTAACCACAGAGGTGGCAGTACGACGGCCCACTCCACTTAAGACATGCAAGGCAGGTGGTAGTGTCGTCACTGGGGGGGTCCTGTGTTGTGTAACAGCTCAAGACTCTGTCCACTCTGGACATGTATTCAAGGACCTCGTGGAAAATCAGGATGTCCAGTTCCCTGTTGTCTCTTCCATACTGGATTATGCCTTTATGGGGAATAAactatcttatttttttttttaaaatattttttttgttaaactcaACTCCTTATGGTTCTCTTTAAtagaagaaaacatgtttttttgtttttacattccgAAAAAAAGTAGACAATTCTATTAGGGGAGTTAAGGACGTAAAAATGAACTACGGATCAGGAGACCTATACTTATATAAAATTCGCGACGCGCACAGGCAGTGCCAAAAGCAGTACTCTCAGTGAAGATTTAGGTTTCTGATGAAAAAAGTGATGGGCTCCCTGATGGCATTATCAAGATgcactttgggggggggggggggggttgttttgaaCTTTGTCTGCAGTTGTCCTGGCCCAAATGGTACGACTGgatttataaacagaaaaacatgtagttataaaatgtttattcccGTCACATGGATATAGTATGTACATATGTACATTCATAAAACAAGTTCTGGAGAATattatgtaattttgtttaataGCTATCCATTAATTCCAGAGGTCTTACTTACTTGTTACGAGAGTTTATTTTCATAGGACAAGGAAATAACTAGAACATTTTCAGCATTGTTTTAACACCACACATATCAATGACAGATCTTTTTTACTTTTTcgttttacttcatgtttacaaaccattcgcTCTGATCTGACATTCCCCTTAGATTATTTAGGCCGTTATTCTGTGCCATTCACTTGTGAAAAACTTAATTTCGATAAACACTTGCATAACATAGAAACAGATGATAATAATGAAACGTGGAAAATTGTAAAAGCATGTCCAGCTTGAATAATTGAATCATTTACTGAAGCCCTTTTATTCACACaaatatgatgttaaataaaaaggtgCCTGTAACGCTCTAACTACTGTTCATTGATAATTGTGATTGCTGGTTTGTTTCTCTTTAATTGATGTGGTGAACAGCACTAGTCAGGTGGCACTTTACAGAATTTGTGTTGCTTTTGTGGGATTTTTTTTCGTGTGTGTTCATTTACACCTGGGTGTCTTTACTGAATCTGAATAATAAAACCCCTAAAACAATCCCTTCTTTTGAGCTCTCATACTATTCATTAAAAGTGGGCAGTCGTTGCTGGCACACTGACTAGATTTTAGATACTATCTAAACACCAGCACTTGAAACAAGCTTGTAAAGTTCTGGGATACAATCCAAATAGTTAAAGTTTTAATCCCTCAATAActatgacaggtaagatttactaAACTCCAGTACAAATCTTTAAATGTCTCTACACACAAGAAGGTTCTGTctattttttcagaaataaaaatatgttattggTTTAAAATAGAAACGTTCATGATAAGATGTTCTTTTGAGATAACTTTCAAAACTATATTTCCAATAAATCAAATATACTTCCAAAGTTTCAGTACACTGACTAATAACGCTCAACAAAAGGGCAAGGATCTGTGCTTCAGGATACAACCACATCTAATAAAATGTCATCTGCACATTGACAGAATACTTCTAGCACAATGGAGTAACATAAATAAAGCTGTACGTAATTCTTGAAGGCCATCTGGTTTAAAAGATAAAACCAGACTACGGCACACAACACAAACCAAGTTTGCCTAAAAAATAGGTAGGATCGACATGTGACACCCTCTCCTCCCCAATTAAGACAATAACAGTTCTTTATCCAACCAATTAAAATTAACCCAGACTTTTTAGTTTCATTACTTTATACCAGCGGTGGCCAATACGTGGATCACGATCCACAGCTGAATCGCTAAAGATTTTTCGGTGGATCTcgggacaaatcagaacaagcactaGCATATAAGCATACACCAGTTTTTGTTTCGGCTGATGTGAAGGGCAGAGCCTTCTGTGTCATCCAgtagcacagatgaaaatatccCAACAGTTTCTGCATATGAGACTAACACAATGCTTGTGCGaacgtacattttaatttaggtgcACGTATGCGACTAGAAATTCCTAAATGTTGACTATAAAACAataaacgtgatttttttttcagctaactCACAGTCGAATCCAAAGTCATAACTCAATCATAACGTAtgctgggaatgtagtttattggtgtccaatgcccactgttaatcatacattaaaaactaaaaatcccATACCGCTCGAATTTCACTGATTTAACAATGCGACGTCTACTCATTTCCAggcagtttgaaaacttgtcaaacccAGATGATGAAAATAGCAAATTCATGTATGTCATcatctttacaagaaatgagcaatgggggggggggaggaaaatTAACACAATACGTATATCAGTAGTAGAAATGTTTCACTCGTGACGTCATACAGTTCTACTTGCGTGAAGCTTGACGCTAAAAGTCGTCACAAGTGCTCAACATTGTATgttcaagaaataaataaataaataaaatctgctaTTAATTGTTGGTCATAGCTTACTGGTGGATCGCAGAGGCcgttgagatccaccaaaatggattGCAGTGTTCAGcgtattggccaccactgcttTATATATATACCTAAATCTAACAATGTGCATTCTTTGTTGGTTGGCAACCTGCTCATCTCACTCACCTACAAGGATTCCTGGAGCCAGGACCTTTTCTGTACCCTATTTGATCATCCCCTTAAACTGTTCTCctttcatacattttatatacattttaacccTATTTGTTCAACCCAGTTTGGAATGCACAGTTTGAATAATGAACAGGCAAACTCCATTCCTAATGTTAAGTAAACTACTTATTTTCAAGCACCAAACCGAAGCAACAGTGTTATCAGGCTACTGAGCCCATGGGACAGAAAGTGTCACTGAAATGCAATGAGGTGTGATATCCTAAGATTTTACTACCTGAGGGAGTGCACAAGCCAAAGCTCCCTGTGAATCCCTGG
The Polyodon spathula isolate WHYD16114869_AA chromosome 9, ASM1765450v1, whole genome shotgun sequence genome window above contains:
- the LOC121320344 gene encoding neurobeachin-like protein 2 gives rise to the protein MRFSSGSTESFKDSDNLPEILRVRLVHLYGAIIIGCKRNALLAIVPSAVSDLMGVLSSCCCPDNQEMKDPQLLQLTLKCLTAVIHLLHASSLDQRQVDIRTVLDSYFWVLNSDHLGAGAGEGEARDWEDRLITLRTSMLRAIPEMLNCADRPVLQAIFLNNNCFEHILRLIQNSKVFEKGSDSITVHALRVLTAIMTSSPSAKEVFKERIGYSHLYDVLLSQGQTTRQLLQELMNMVTVLPPGHQ